The following proteins are encoded in a genomic region of Channa argus isolate prfri chromosome 3, Channa argus male v1.0, whole genome shotgun sequence:
- the fam83gb gene encoding protein FAM83G: protein MALSQIQCLDEHHVNWRVSESKPEFFYSEDQRLALEALISSGHDAFSEYTTKNGVRDFLSEPELERIERTAEDYRPGYEHYQKPETPGPGNTTPGSGEEAGDGEVSLQYWPDRSEGSVAELDLGWPEAISYRGVTRVTVHTQPPVEGHTHIKEVVRKSIASAQKVIAVVMDVFTDVDIFRDLLDAAYKRKVPVYIIIDIAAVPCFLSMCGRADMHRGHLKNLRVRCCGGVEFFTRSAQKVRGSLSQKFLLVDGDRAISGSYSFTWTSSRLDRNLITVITGQAVETFDLQFRDLFLMSRGVSLNKVPMVDEPIPDPLPQAAPAPVSAAVARKLINPKYALVATGAHTSPASSDQNSSNKNSNSQNPTGLKITKGRLKEVIEEPPIHPALANMEKAYLIPYLPTWPEPDPPSDVIGFINIRDEKRANQVHLQRSERFEVSQAIRFSSPLTLPSPTEEPVLGQDKAAGTAKPPPANANAEASIPVSPTSKQVKEQIHIPQNKDQSDTTDFRSTAQQYSTAQHSSTAQQPNTPSTQDRQKTNAHTPTSPPIVTADSQSMDNVNETPQTQIVAPPVPKRRTLHLVIDSIPSEQPGQPLVTLVELDQLESLDTSSKKRIREEPTQTHRRLTLKDIDRDSGSNDNGSQDSTKVMCDRHANDDHPSSASTASEEEFYDCSQQEQIDPLTNGVTTGSGRGHRQGDGVNMMARLSQSMLDLREPSQSEDSAALIRQSQELRRKGFPSPHRHIGQLFHTSRSPGRDVRLQGPKVIIAKPGSYHRPTRAAVPVIGGHRYWQGQMLHPDSAQVPERRSGRSPRRHSPGYKKADQTSSHEPANPSGLLGVSFSKLSNFRHLRARGGAPQKKATQNNKAAR, encoded by the exons ATGGCGCTGTCTCAGATCCAGTGTCTGGACGAGCACCACGTCAACTGGCGCGTGAGCGAGAGCAAACCGGAGTTTTTCTACAGCGAGGACCAACGGCTGGCGCTCGAGGCGCTCATCTCCAGCGGCCACGATGCGTTCAGTGAGTACACCACAAAGAACGGCGTCCGGGACTTCCTCTCGGAACCGGAGCTGGAGAGGATTGAACGTACAGCGGAGGACTACCGACCTGGGTACGAACATTATCAGAAACCAGAGACGCCAGGCCCGGGGAACACTACTCCGGGTTCTGGGGAAGAAGCTGGCGACGGTGAGGTGTCGCTCCAGTATTGGCCAGACCGGTCTGAAGGCTCAGTGGCGGAGCTGGACCTAGGTTGGCCCGAGGCCATCTCATATCGAGGGGTCACAAGGGTGACTGTGCACACCCAGCCTCCGGTCGAGGGGCACACGCACATCAAGGAAGTGGTTCGAAAGAGCATTGCATCAGCTCAAAAG gtcaTAGCTGTGGTGATGGATGTGTTTACAGATGTGGATATCTTTCGAGACCTGCTGGATGCCGCCTACAAACGCAAAGTGCCTGTATATATCATCATTGACATAGCTGCTGTTCCCTGCTTTCTTTCCATGTGTGGAAGAGCTGATATGCACCGTGGACATCTGAAG AATCTGCGCGTACGCTGCTGTGGTGGAGTGGAGTTCTTTACAAGGTCAGCACAGAAGGTGCGTGGTTCCCTGAGCCAGAAGTTTCTCCTGGTAGATGGAGACAGAGccatttctggttcatacag CTTCACCTGGACTTCCTCTCGTTTGGATCGTAACCTCATAACTGTAATCACAGGACAGGCAGTAGAGACCTTTGACCTGCAGTTTCGTGACCTTTTCCTCATGTCCAGGGGTGTGTCTCTCAACAAGGTTCCTATGGTAGACGAACCAATCCCTGATCCGCTCCCTCAGGCAGCTCCTGCTCCGGTGTCAGCTGCTGTTGCTAGGAAGCTCATAAATCCCAAATACGCACTCGTTGCCACAGGAGCTCACACCAGTCCAGCTTCCTCTGACCAGAACTCAAGCAACAAGAACTCAAACTCCCAGAATCCAACTGGGCTAAAAATAACCAAAGGACGTCTTAAGGAGGTGATTGAAGAGCCACCCATACACCCGGCATTAGCCAATATGGAGAAAGCATATCTGATTCCATACCTGCCCACATGGCCAGAGCCAGACCCACCCAGCGATGTGATTGGCTTCATCAACATCAGGGATGAAAAGCGAGCCAATCAAGTTCACCTACAGAGATCAGAGAGGTTTGAGGTCAGCCAGGCTATACGTTTCAGCTCACCACTGACTCTACCATCCCCGACAGAGGAACCTGTTTTGGGTCAGGACAAGGCTGCTGGAACAGCTAAACCTCCCCCTGCTAATGCAAATGCAGAGGCCTCTATTCCTGTCAGTCCAACCAGCAAACAGGTCAAAGAGCAAATACACATACCTCAGAATAAAGACCAAAGTGACACAACAGATTTTAGAAGTACTGCACAGCagtacagcacagcacagcacagcagtaCAGCACAGCAGCCAAACACACCTTCAAcacaagacagacaaaaaacaaatgctcaCACTCCCACATCACCACCCATTGTTACTGCTGATTCACAGTCCATGGACAATGTAAATGAAACTCCACAGACACAAATTGTTGCACCTCCTGTTCCTAAACGCCGCACACTGCATTTAGTCATAGACTCCATCCCTTCTGAGCAGCCTGGCCAACCACTGGTCACTCTGGTAGAACTGGACCAATTGGAAAGTCTAGACACATCTAGCAAGAAGAGAATCCGGGAGGAGCCAACACAAACCCATCGTCGCTTAACATTAAAGGACATTGACAGGGATTCTGGCAGCAATGACAATGGCAGCCAAGACAGCACCAAGGTCATGTGTGACCGACACGCCAATGACGATCATCCTTCAAGTGCTTCCACAGCCTCAGAGGAGGAGTTTTATGATTGTTCCCAGCAAGAGCAAATTGACCCTTTAACAAACGGAGTAACGACAGGTTCAGGACGTGGGCATCGCCAAGGAGATGGGGTCAACATGATGGCCCGTCTCTCCCAGAGCATGCTGGATCTGCGGGAGCCCAGCCAATCTGAGGACAGCGCTGCCCTCATCCGCCAATCACAGGAGCTCCGCAGAAAAGGTTTCCCATCACCTCATAGGCACATAGGACAG TTGTTTCACACTTCAAGATCTCCGGGCCGTGATGTAAGACTGCAAGGACCTAAGGTAATCATTGCCAAACCTGGAAGTTACCACCGCCCCACCCGAGCAGCTGTTCCAGTGATTGGAGGACACCGTTACTGGCAAGGTCAAATGCTGCACCCTGATTCAGCCCAGGTACCTGAGAGACGCTCTGGACGATCGCCACGACGCCACAGCCCGGGCTACAAGAAGGCGGACCAAACCTCTTCACATGAACCAGCCAACCCATCAGGGTTACTAGGAGTATCTTTCTCAAAACTGAGCAATTTTAGACACTTGAGGGCACGAGGAGGAGCACCACAGAAGAAGGCAACTCAAAATAACAAGGCTGCAAGGTAG